Sequence from the Neptunomonas japonica JAMM 1380 genome:
TATTGTTTTATTAACAGTGGATAAGTCTGTGGCATCTCTGTTTATTCCATTATAATCAATGGTTTATATATGTATATAATTAAGTGTGTAGATAACTTTTGTGTAAGAAAATGTGAGTAATTTACAATTTTAAGAGAATGATCAGCCTATAGAAAGGCTGATCGGAACAAAAAAAGTAGAAAATAATTTCAATTATTTGCTTAAAATCATCTCAGCAGCCTTTTCTGCAATCATAATGGTGGGTGAATTAGTATTTCCGGAGGTAATAGTGGGCATAATTGATGCGTCTACTACACGGAGTTGATCAATTCCGTGGACTTTTAATTGTGAATCCACAACTGACATTGAACTGTTCCCCATCTGGCAAGTACCCACAGGATGAAAAATAGTGGTGGCAATATCTCCTGCTGCTTTAATGAGTTCTTCATCAGTATTAATCTCAACACCTGGTTTAAACTCTTCTGGTTGATATTGTTTAAAGGCATTAGCTTTACAGATACGTCTACTGAGTTTAAGTGCATCAACGGCCACTTGTTTGTCTTCTGTGTGACTTAGATAGTTAGGTGTGATGATGGGAGAGGCATAGGGGTTTGCAGAGCTTAGCCTAATATGACCACGGCTTTTAGGTCTGAGGTTACACACAGAAACGGTGATAGCTGGAAACTTATGTAATGGATCACCGAGTTTTTCACAACTCAGTGGTTGAATATGATATTCCAGATTAGCGGTATCATATTGTTTATCGCTTTTTGCAAAGCCTCCTAATTGGCTCGGTGCCATTGATAAAGGGCCTCGTCTAAAAAAGGCATAGTCAAAAACCATTTTGGCTTTGCCTAGCCAGCTATTGGCCTGCTCATTGAGGGTGGCAGCATTTTTAACTTTAAATACCGCCCTAACTTGTAGGTGGTCTTGTAGATTTTCGCCAACACCAGGAAGCTTATGGACAAGTTCTATGTTGTGTTGTTTTAAGAGGTCAGGGTTGCCTACTCCTGAACGTTGTAAAATAATGGGAGAAATAACCGCACCGGCTGATAATATAATTTCTTTATTCGCTCGGGCGTAGGTGGGAACGCCTTGAGTATCGAACGCAACACCTAAAGCCCTTTTATTTTCAATGTGTAAACGATCAACATGAGCACAGGTAATAACGGTTAGATTGGGTCTATGTGCTATTGGGTGTAAGAAGCCACTTGCTGACGACCAGCGCTTGCCTTTTTTCTGGTTAACTTGGAAATAACTAAACCCTTCGTTGTTTCCCGTATTAAAGTCATCTATTGAGGGTATACCTGTTTCGGCAGCAGCTTGCCTGAAGCTGTCGAGTATTCTCCATGAAAGGCGCTGTTCTTCTACACGCCACTCCCCATTAGCTCCATGCATATTGGATGGGCCTGAAAAATGATCTTCAGATTTTTTGAAGTATGGTAGTACATCGTCCCAACTCCATCCTTCATTGCCTAAGTCAGCCCAGTGATCGTAATCTTGCTTTTGACCACGCATATAGATCATGCCGTTAATGGAAGATGACCCTCCTAACACTTTACCGCGAGGGTAGTTTAGTGCGCGTCCATTAAGTCCGGCATCTGCTTGTGTCTTAAAACACCAATCAGTTTTAGGATTGTTCATAGTGTAGATATAGCCGATAGGCACATGAATCCAAGGGTAGGTGTCCTTTGTTCCAGCTTCTAATAGCAGGACTTTGTTTTGTGGATTAGCTGAGAGTCTATTAGCTAATACGCAGCCTGCTGAACCTGCTCCAATAATGATATAATCAGCCTGAAACTCACACGGGTGCATAACTTCTCCTGATGCTCTTTACCTTCTTGGCTAAGAGTTGTTTTTTATTTGATATCCCCCCTTTTTAACAAGTAATGATGTTTTTTTATACGCTCAATTAATCGACTAGGCATTGTCGTGTTTTATTAATTATGAGCTGAACTCTTGCCTTGGTTGTTGTCTTAGTCCTTATTTTGCTTAGGACTCGCTCCTTCAATGTATGAAGGTAACGTTTATTTTGGAGGCTATTGAGTGGCGAAAAGGTCAATATTGAATTCGCTATGGCGATACATATATTTAACATTGCTAACAGTATGTTTGTTATCACTAGCTATTATTGGCCTTTTTAAGGTTGTTAACCCTCCATCATCTTCTTTTATGTTGATTGATCAATGGCAGAACCCTGAACGTGTCGTTCAACATACTTGGGTTGACCTTGAGGATATCTCACAGTGGATGCCATTAGCCGTTATTGCCAGTGAAGACCAAGGCTTTGTTAAGCACTGGGGTATTGATACACAGGCATTAATGACCGCATTAAAGGATTATCGTAAAAAGGGCTCACTTCGGGGAGCAAGCACCATTTCTCAACAGACCGCCAAAAACCTTTTTCTTTGGAATGATAGACATTACATGCGTAAGGTTTTAGAACTGGGGCTTACATTGGGTTTGGAAGGTTTGTGGTCTAAAAGGCGTATTATGGAGGTTTATCTTAATATTGCAGAGTTTGGTGATGGTGTTTATGGCGTACAAGCAGCCAGCCAACATTTTTTTGGTATCAAAGCTCGCTACTTGACGAGAACACAGGCTGCTAAGCTAGCGGCTGTGCTGCCTAACCCTAAAAAATATAATGCAGGGCGCCCTTCTACTTATATAAGGAAACGTGTTGTTTGGATTACGCGCCAAATGAGACAGTTAGGAGGTACAAGTTCAATTCAGCC
This genomic interval carries:
- a CDS encoding GMC family oxidoreductase, with translation MHPCEFQADYIIIGAGSAGCVLANRLSANPQNKVLLLEAGTKDTYPWIHVPIGYIYTMNNPKTDWCFKTQADAGLNGRALNYPRGKVLGGSSSINGMIYMRGQKQDYDHWADLGNEGWSWDDVLPYFKKSEDHFSGPSNMHGANGEWRVEEQRLSWRILDSFRQAAAETGIPSIDDFNTGNNEGFSYFQVNQKKGKRWSSASGFLHPIAHRPNLTVITCAHVDRLHIENKRALGVAFDTQGVPTYARANKEIILSAGAVISPIILQRSGVGNPDLLKQHNIELVHKLPGVGENLQDHLQVRAVFKVKNAATLNEQANSWLGKAKMVFDYAFFRRGPLSMAPSQLGGFAKSDKQYDTANLEYHIQPLSCEKLGDPLHKFPAITVSVCNLRPKSRGHIRLSSANPYASPIITPNYLSHTEDKQVAVDALKLSRRICKANAFKQYQPEEFKPGVEINTDEELIKAAGDIATTIFHPVGTCQMGNSSMSVVDSQLKVHGIDQLRVVDASIMPTITSGNTNSPTIMIAEKAAEMILSK
- the mtgA gene encoding monofunctional biosynthetic peptidoglycan transglycosylase; protein product: MAKRSILNSLWRYIYLTLLTVCLLSLAIIGLFKVVNPPSSSFMLIDQWQNPERVVQHTWVDLEDISQWMPLAVIASEDQGFVKHWGIDTQALMTALKDYRKKGSLRGASTISQQTAKNLFLWNDRHYMRKVLELGLTLGLEGLWSKRRIMEVYLNIAEFGDGVYGVQAASQHFFGIKARYLTRTQAAKLAAVLPNPKKYNAGRPSTYIRKRVVWITRQMRQLGGTSSIQPLLHGQQR